In one Brassica oleracea var. oleracea cultivar TO1000 chromosome C9, BOL, whole genome shotgun sequence genomic region, the following are encoded:
- the LOC106319285 gene encoding GPI ethanolamine phosphate transferase 3 isoform X1, whose product METHPKRINRWIPLAFLLIHSVAILIFTRGFLLTRTELPFHSTCSDASLSPCLSPNPPIHHSYSNQNQPKCWTKPVVDRVVIIVLDALRIDFLAPSAFFPEAKPWMDKLTVLQNLAFGNESSAKIFKAFADPPTTSLQRLKGLTTGGLPTFVDVGNSFGAPAIVEDNFINQLVLNGKRLVMMGDDTWTQLFPNQFHKSYPFPSFNVKDLDTVDNGCIEHLFPTLYKDDWDVLIAHFLGVDHAGHIFGVDSMPMINKLEQYNTVLERVVDILESQAGPGGVHENTMLIVMGDHGQTLNGDHGGGTAEEVETTMFAMSTKKHTTSVPPEFDTSSCKQDPDGKQMCISSIEQLDFAATLSALLGISFPFGSIGHVNPELYALGSSSLNLDNTKQPAVKEWMKSYVNVLCVNAWQVKRYIDVYSNSSVVGFSSDDMSRISNLYSAAEHNWSNSVKHILMYNDGNEDSTNTSALKAQIAAYLKFFSSVAELARSKWTEFNLSLMITGFGILVISLILQSLAIVHGDNKPYGVSSGLSTGAAFTLFIVLIRACSFLSNSYILEEGKVANFLLATTGLIKLRYSVMRKTMRKEAFVFLAMVSVLRVSIDIGLTKQAATSQFMSSSPTWMLGLAPDHPALTYAIEIAPILSVAALICVLYVAIARTHSEGIWKYVTVGSMLSYFLIALLWASESKIFGFDGLLQVIGGRNIIPQTVYVIGLVQLFLLASAHMFCSGKDKNWGSRTVALVSACSSPVILLSGKQGSMLALAYLLAGYCIMRLEGVERRTKSDGQNKFSKLDSVCVVQWSLLSVCMFFASGHWCAFDGLRYGAAFVGFDEFVLIRQAILLTIETFGFSIILSVFGLPLLIPSHGEKRHQLFQMYMLYGVISATTVTATILCVTIHRRHLMVWGLFAPKFVFDVVGLILTDVLICLASAFYL is encoded by the exons ATGGAGACGCATCCGAAACGAATTAACAGGTGGATACCTTTAGCGTTTCTCCTTATCCACTCCGTCGCCATTCTGATCTTCACTCGCGGATTCCTCCTTACTCGAACAGAGCTTCCTTTCCACAGCACTTGCTCCGACGCTTCACTGTCTCCCTGCCTCTCTCCCAATCCCCCGATTCATCACTCATACTCCAATCAGAACCAGCCGAAATGTTGGACCAAACCGGTCGTAGACCGCGTCGTGATCATCGTCTTGGACGCTCTCAGAATCGATTTCTTAGCCCCGAGTGCTTTCTTCCCAG AAGCAAAGCCGTGGATGGACAAATTAACAGTCTTGCAGAACCTTGCCTTTGGTAACGAATCCTCTGCTAAGATCTTTAAGGCTTTTGCTGATCCTCCTACTACCAGTCTGCAGCGTCTCAAG GGATTGACGACGGGAGGGTTGCCTACTTTTGTCGATGTTGGGAACAGTTTTGGTGCTCCTGCTATTGTTGAGGATAATTTTATTAATCAG CTAGTGCTAAATGGGAAACGGTTGGTGATGATGGGTGATGATACTTGGACACAGTTGTTCCCTAATCAGTTTCACAAGTCGTACCCTTTCCCTTCTTTCAATGTTAAAGACCTAGATACT GTTGACAATGGATGCATTGAGCACCTATTCCCAACTCTTTACAAAGATGACTGGGATGTTCTCATTGCGCATTTTCTTGGCGTG GACCATGCAGGACACATATTTGGAGTGGATTCGATGCCGATGATTAATAAGTTGGAGCAATATAATACAGTTTTAGAG AGAGTCGTTGATATATTGGAGAGCCAGGCGGGACCAGGTGGCGTGCATGAGAATACTATGCTTATCGTAATGGGTGACCATGGGCAGACATTAAATGGGGATCATGGCGGAGGGACTGCTGAAGAG GTAGAAACAACCATGTTTGCCATGAGTACGAAGAAGCATACAACTTCGGTTCCTCCTGAGTTTGATACTTCATCTTGTAAACAAGATCCG GACGGGAAGCAGATGTGCATCAGCTCCATCGAGCAG CTTGACTTTGCGGCAACGTTGTCAGCTTTGCTTGGGATATCTTTTCCTTTCGGAAG CATTGGGCATGTCAATCCTGAGCTCTATGCCCTTGGTTCTAGCAGCTTGAATTTAGATAACACTAAGCAACCAGCTGTTAAAGAGTGGATGAAAAGTTATGTGAATGTCCTGTGTGTGAATGCTTGGCAG GTGAAAAGATATATAGATGTTTATTCAAATTCATCCGTTGTTGGTTTCTCGTCCGATGATATGTCAAGGATATCAAATCTATATTCTGCAGCAGAACATAATTGGTCCAACTCTGTCAAACACATATTGATGTATAATGATGGAAACGAGGACAGTACAAATACATCTGCTCTCAAAGCGCAAATCGCTGCATATTTGAAGTTTTTCTCAAGCGTTGCCGAACTTGCACGGTCTAAATGGACAGAGTTCAATCTGAGTTTAATGATCACTGGGTTTGGGATATTGGTTATATCACTCATCCTTCAGTCTCTTGCTATAGTTCATGGTGATAATAAACCTTATGGAGTGAGTTCTGGATTATCTACTGGTGCAGCTTTCACACTCTTCATAGTATTGATCCGTGCTTGCAGCTTTCTTTCCAACAGCTATATTT TGGAAGAAGGAAAAGTTGCAAACTTTCTCCTGGCAACAACTGGACTTATCAAACTGCGATACTCGGTCATGAGGAAAACAATGCGGAAAGAA GCTTTTGTATTTCTTGCCATGGTTTCTGTTCTCAGAGTTTCTATAGATATTGGGTTAACAAAGCAAGCAGCAACGTCTCAGTTTATGAGTAGCTCACCAACGTGGATGCTGGGGCTAGCTCCAGACCATCCAGCATTGACATATGCGATTGAAATTGCACCTATCCTATCTGTGGCTGCACTCATTTGTGTACTCTACGTTGCGATTGCTAGAACACACAGTGAGGGGATATGGAAGTATGTTACTGTTGGTAGTATGTTAAGCTACTTTTTGATAGCATTGCTGTGGGCTTCAGAGAGCAAGATATTTGGTTTTGATGGTTTACTTCAAGTGATTGGAGGAAGAAATATCATCCCTCAAACGGTTTATGTAATCGGATTGGTGCAGCTTTTCCTTTTAGCTTCTGCACATATGTTTTGCTCAGGAAAAGACAAGAATTGGGGCAGCAGAACTGTCGCTCTTGTATCTGCTTGTAGCTCGCCAGTGATTCTCTTGTCTGGGAAGCAAGGATCAATGCTTGCATTAGCATATTTGCTGGCTG GCTATTGTATTATGAGGCTAGAGGGTGTAGAGAGAAGAACCAAATCAGATGGACAGAACAAATTCTCAAAACTAGATTCTGTGTGTGTTGTGCAATGGAGTCTTCTTTCTGTATGCATGTTTTTCGCCAGTGGGCATTGGTGCGCCTTTGATGGTCTCCGCTATGGAGCTGCATTTGTTGG GTTTGATGAGTTTGTGCTTATACGACAAGCCATCCTTTTGACAATTGAAACATTTGGATTCTCGATCATCCTTTCTGTATTTGGACTTCCTCTCCTTATACCGTCTCATGGAGAAAAGCGCCACCAGTTGTTTCAA ATGTACATGCTCTACGGAGTTATATCCGCGACTACAGTCACAGCTACGATCCTCTGCGTCACCATCCACAGAAGACATCTGATG GTTTGGGGTTTGTTTGCTCCAAAGTTTGTCTTTGACGTTGTTGGTCTCATCCTCACCGATGTCCTCATATGTTTGGCTTCAGCTTTCTATCTTTGA
- the LOC106319285 gene encoding GPI ethanolamine phosphate transferase 3 isoform X2, with product METHPKRINRWIPLAFLLIHSVAILIFTRGFLLTRTELPFHSTCSDASLSPCLSPNPPIHHSYSNQNQPKCWTKPVVDRVVIIVLDALRIDFLAPSAFFPAKPWMDKLTVLQNLAFGNESSAKIFKAFADPPTTSLQRLKGLTTGGLPTFVDVGNSFGAPAIVEDNFINQLVLNGKRLVMMGDDTWTQLFPNQFHKSYPFPSFNVKDLDTVDNGCIEHLFPTLYKDDWDVLIAHFLGVDHAGHIFGVDSMPMINKLEQYNTVLERVVDILESQAGPGGVHENTMLIVMGDHGQTLNGDHGGGTAEEVETTMFAMSTKKHTTSVPPEFDTSSCKQDPDGKQMCISSIEQLDFAATLSALLGISFPFGSIGHVNPELYALGSSSLNLDNTKQPAVKEWMKSYVNVLCVNAWQVKRYIDVYSNSSVVGFSSDDMSRISNLYSAAEHNWSNSVKHILMYNDGNEDSTNTSALKAQIAAYLKFFSSVAELARSKWTEFNLSLMITGFGILVISLILQSLAIVHGDNKPYGVSSGLSTGAAFTLFIVLIRACSFLSNSYILEEGKVANFLLATTGLIKLRYSVMRKTMRKEAFVFLAMVSVLRVSIDIGLTKQAATSQFMSSSPTWMLGLAPDHPALTYAIEIAPILSVAALICVLYVAIARTHSEGIWKYVTVGSMLSYFLIALLWASESKIFGFDGLLQVIGGRNIIPQTVYVIGLVQLFLLASAHMFCSGKDKNWGSRTVALVSACSSPVILLSGKQGSMLALAYLLAGYCIMRLEGVERRTKSDGQNKFSKLDSVCVVQWSLLSVCMFFASGHWCAFDGLRYGAAFVGFDEFVLIRQAILLTIETFGFSIILSVFGLPLLIPSHGEKRHQLFQMYMLYGVISATTVTATILCVTIHRRHLMVWGLFAPKFVFDVVGLILTDVLICLASAFYL from the exons ATGGAGACGCATCCGAAACGAATTAACAGGTGGATACCTTTAGCGTTTCTCCTTATCCACTCCGTCGCCATTCTGATCTTCACTCGCGGATTCCTCCTTACTCGAACAGAGCTTCCTTTCCACAGCACTTGCTCCGACGCTTCACTGTCTCCCTGCCTCTCTCCCAATCCCCCGATTCATCACTCATACTCCAATCAGAACCAGCCGAAATGTTGGACCAAACCGGTCGTAGACCGCGTCGTGATCATCGTCTTGGACGCTCTCAGAATCGATTTCTTAGCCCCGAGTGCTTTCTTCCCAG CAAAGCCGTGGATGGACAAATTAACAGTCTTGCAGAACCTTGCCTTTGGTAACGAATCCTCTGCTAAGATCTTTAAGGCTTTTGCTGATCCTCCTACTACCAGTCTGCAGCGTCTCAAG GGATTGACGACGGGAGGGTTGCCTACTTTTGTCGATGTTGGGAACAGTTTTGGTGCTCCTGCTATTGTTGAGGATAATTTTATTAATCAG CTAGTGCTAAATGGGAAACGGTTGGTGATGATGGGTGATGATACTTGGACACAGTTGTTCCCTAATCAGTTTCACAAGTCGTACCCTTTCCCTTCTTTCAATGTTAAAGACCTAGATACT GTTGACAATGGATGCATTGAGCACCTATTCCCAACTCTTTACAAAGATGACTGGGATGTTCTCATTGCGCATTTTCTTGGCGTG GACCATGCAGGACACATATTTGGAGTGGATTCGATGCCGATGATTAATAAGTTGGAGCAATATAATACAGTTTTAGAG AGAGTCGTTGATATATTGGAGAGCCAGGCGGGACCAGGTGGCGTGCATGAGAATACTATGCTTATCGTAATGGGTGACCATGGGCAGACATTAAATGGGGATCATGGCGGAGGGACTGCTGAAGAG GTAGAAACAACCATGTTTGCCATGAGTACGAAGAAGCATACAACTTCGGTTCCTCCTGAGTTTGATACTTCATCTTGTAAACAAGATCCG GACGGGAAGCAGATGTGCATCAGCTCCATCGAGCAG CTTGACTTTGCGGCAACGTTGTCAGCTTTGCTTGGGATATCTTTTCCTTTCGGAAG CATTGGGCATGTCAATCCTGAGCTCTATGCCCTTGGTTCTAGCAGCTTGAATTTAGATAACACTAAGCAACCAGCTGTTAAAGAGTGGATGAAAAGTTATGTGAATGTCCTGTGTGTGAATGCTTGGCAG GTGAAAAGATATATAGATGTTTATTCAAATTCATCCGTTGTTGGTTTCTCGTCCGATGATATGTCAAGGATATCAAATCTATATTCTGCAGCAGAACATAATTGGTCCAACTCTGTCAAACACATATTGATGTATAATGATGGAAACGAGGACAGTACAAATACATCTGCTCTCAAAGCGCAAATCGCTGCATATTTGAAGTTTTTCTCAAGCGTTGCCGAACTTGCACGGTCTAAATGGACAGAGTTCAATCTGAGTTTAATGATCACTGGGTTTGGGATATTGGTTATATCACTCATCCTTCAGTCTCTTGCTATAGTTCATGGTGATAATAAACCTTATGGAGTGAGTTCTGGATTATCTACTGGTGCAGCTTTCACACTCTTCATAGTATTGATCCGTGCTTGCAGCTTTCTTTCCAACAGCTATATTT TGGAAGAAGGAAAAGTTGCAAACTTTCTCCTGGCAACAACTGGACTTATCAAACTGCGATACTCGGTCATGAGGAAAACAATGCGGAAAGAA GCTTTTGTATTTCTTGCCATGGTTTCTGTTCTCAGAGTTTCTATAGATATTGGGTTAACAAAGCAAGCAGCAACGTCTCAGTTTATGAGTAGCTCACCAACGTGGATGCTGGGGCTAGCTCCAGACCATCCAGCATTGACATATGCGATTGAAATTGCACCTATCCTATCTGTGGCTGCACTCATTTGTGTACTCTACGTTGCGATTGCTAGAACACACAGTGAGGGGATATGGAAGTATGTTACTGTTGGTAGTATGTTAAGCTACTTTTTGATAGCATTGCTGTGGGCTTCAGAGAGCAAGATATTTGGTTTTGATGGTTTACTTCAAGTGATTGGAGGAAGAAATATCATCCCTCAAACGGTTTATGTAATCGGATTGGTGCAGCTTTTCCTTTTAGCTTCTGCACATATGTTTTGCTCAGGAAAAGACAAGAATTGGGGCAGCAGAACTGTCGCTCTTGTATCTGCTTGTAGCTCGCCAGTGATTCTCTTGTCTGGGAAGCAAGGATCAATGCTTGCATTAGCATATTTGCTGGCTG GCTATTGTATTATGAGGCTAGAGGGTGTAGAGAGAAGAACCAAATCAGATGGACAGAACAAATTCTCAAAACTAGATTCTGTGTGTGTTGTGCAATGGAGTCTTCTTTCTGTATGCATGTTTTTCGCCAGTGGGCATTGGTGCGCCTTTGATGGTCTCCGCTATGGAGCTGCATTTGTTGG GTTTGATGAGTTTGTGCTTATACGACAAGCCATCCTTTTGACAATTGAAACATTTGGATTCTCGATCATCCTTTCTGTATTTGGACTTCCTCTCCTTATACCGTCTCATGGAGAAAAGCGCCACCAGTTGTTTCAA ATGTACATGCTCTACGGAGTTATATCCGCGACTACAGTCACAGCTACGATCCTCTGCGTCACCATCCACAGAAGACATCTGATG GTTTGGGGTTTGTTTGCTCCAAAGTTTGTCTTTGACGTTGTTGGTCTCATCCTCACCGATGTCCTCATATGTTTGGCTTCAGCTTTCTATCTTTGA
- the LOC106319285 gene encoding GPI ethanolamine phosphate transferase 3 isoform X3, protein MMGDDTWTQLFPNQFHKSYPFPSFNVKDLDTVDNGCIEHLFPTLYKDDWDVLIAHFLGVDHAGHIFGVDSMPMINKLEQYNTVLERVVDILESQAGPGGVHENTMLIVMGDHGQTLNGDHGGGTAEEVETTMFAMSTKKHTTSVPPEFDTSSCKQDPDGKQMCISSIEQLDFAATLSALLGISFPFGSIGHVNPELYALGSSSLNLDNTKQPAVKEWMKSYVNVLCVNAWQVKRYIDVYSNSSVVGFSSDDMSRISNLYSAAEHNWSNSVKHILMYNDGNEDSTNTSALKAQIAAYLKFFSSVAELARSKWTEFNLSLMITGFGILVISLILQSLAIVHGDNKPYGVSSGLSTGAAFTLFIVLIRACSFLSNSYILEEGKVANFLLATTGLIKLRYSVMRKTMRKEAFVFLAMVSVLRVSIDIGLTKQAATSQFMSSSPTWMLGLAPDHPALTYAIEIAPILSVAALICVLYVAIARTHSEGIWKYVTVGSMLSYFLIALLWASESKIFGFDGLLQVIGGRNIIPQTVYVIGLVQLFLLASAHMFCSGKDKNWGSRTVALVSACSSPVILLSGKQGSMLALAYLLAGYCIMRLEGVERRTKSDGQNKFSKLDSVCVVQWSLLSVCMFFASGHWCAFDGLRYGAAFVGFDEFVLIRQAILLTIETFGFSIILSVFGLPLLIPSHGEKRHQLFQMYMLYGVISATTVTATILCVTIHRRHLMVWGLFAPKFVFDVVGLILTDVLICLASAFYL, encoded by the exons ATGATGGGTGATGATACTTGGACACAGTTGTTCCCTAATCAGTTTCACAAGTCGTACCCTTTCCCTTCTTTCAATGTTAAAGACCTAGATACT GTTGACAATGGATGCATTGAGCACCTATTCCCAACTCTTTACAAAGATGACTGGGATGTTCTCATTGCGCATTTTCTTGGCGTG GACCATGCAGGACACATATTTGGAGTGGATTCGATGCCGATGATTAATAAGTTGGAGCAATATAATACAGTTTTAGAG AGAGTCGTTGATATATTGGAGAGCCAGGCGGGACCAGGTGGCGTGCATGAGAATACTATGCTTATCGTAATGGGTGACCATGGGCAGACATTAAATGGGGATCATGGCGGAGGGACTGCTGAAGAG GTAGAAACAACCATGTTTGCCATGAGTACGAAGAAGCATACAACTTCGGTTCCTCCTGAGTTTGATACTTCATCTTGTAAACAAGATCCG GACGGGAAGCAGATGTGCATCAGCTCCATCGAGCAG CTTGACTTTGCGGCAACGTTGTCAGCTTTGCTTGGGATATCTTTTCCTTTCGGAAG CATTGGGCATGTCAATCCTGAGCTCTATGCCCTTGGTTCTAGCAGCTTGAATTTAGATAACACTAAGCAACCAGCTGTTAAAGAGTGGATGAAAAGTTATGTGAATGTCCTGTGTGTGAATGCTTGGCAG GTGAAAAGATATATAGATGTTTATTCAAATTCATCCGTTGTTGGTTTCTCGTCCGATGATATGTCAAGGATATCAAATCTATATTCTGCAGCAGAACATAATTGGTCCAACTCTGTCAAACACATATTGATGTATAATGATGGAAACGAGGACAGTACAAATACATCTGCTCTCAAAGCGCAAATCGCTGCATATTTGAAGTTTTTCTCAAGCGTTGCCGAACTTGCACGGTCTAAATGGACAGAGTTCAATCTGAGTTTAATGATCACTGGGTTTGGGATATTGGTTATATCACTCATCCTTCAGTCTCTTGCTATAGTTCATGGTGATAATAAACCTTATGGAGTGAGTTCTGGATTATCTACTGGTGCAGCTTTCACACTCTTCATAGTATTGATCCGTGCTTGCAGCTTTCTTTCCAACAGCTATATTT TGGAAGAAGGAAAAGTTGCAAACTTTCTCCTGGCAACAACTGGACTTATCAAACTGCGATACTCGGTCATGAGGAAAACAATGCGGAAAGAA GCTTTTGTATTTCTTGCCATGGTTTCTGTTCTCAGAGTTTCTATAGATATTGGGTTAACAAAGCAAGCAGCAACGTCTCAGTTTATGAGTAGCTCACCAACGTGGATGCTGGGGCTAGCTCCAGACCATCCAGCATTGACATATGCGATTGAAATTGCACCTATCCTATCTGTGGCTGCACTCATTTGTGTACTCTACGTTGCGATTGCTAGAACACACAGTGAGGGGATATGGAAGTATGTTACTGTTGGTAGTATGTTAAGCTACTTTTTGATAGCATTGCTGTGGGCTTCAGAGAGCAAGATATTTGGTTTTGATGGTTTACTTCAAGTGATTGGAGGAAGAAATATCATCCCTCAAACGGTTTATGTAATCGGATTGGTGCAGCTTTTCCTTTTAGCTTCTGCACATATGTTTTGCTCAGGAAAAGACAAGAATTGGGGCAGCAGAACTGTCGCTCTTGTATCTGCTTGTAGCTCGCCAGTGATTCTCTTGTCTGGGAAGCAAGGATCAATGCTTGCATTAGCATATTTGCTGGCTG GCTATTGTATTATGAGGCTAGAGGGTGTAGAGAGAAGAACCAAATCAGATGGACAGAACAAATTCTCAAAACTAGATTCTGTGTGTGTTGTGCAATGGAGTCTTCTTTCTGTATGCATGTTTTTCGCCAGTGGGCATTGGTGCGCCTTTGATGGTCTCCGCTATGGAGCTGCATTTGTTGG GTTTGATGAGTTTGTGCTTATACGACAAGCCATCCTTTTGACAATTGAAACATTTGGATTCTCGATCATCCTTTCTGTATTTGGACTTCCTCTCCTTATACCGTCTCATGGAGAAAAGCGCCACCAGTTGTTTCAA ATGTACATGCTCTACGGAGTTATATCCGCGACTACAGTCACAGCTACGATCCTCTGCGTCACCATCCACAGAAGACATCTGATG GTTTGGGGTTTGTTTGCTCCAAAGTTTGTCTTTGACGTTGTTGGTCTCATCCTCACCGATGTCCTCATATGTTTGGCTTCAGCTTTCTATCTTTGA